The proteins below are encoded in one region of Phaseolus vulgaris cultivar G19833 chromosome 1, P. vulgaris v2.0, whole genome shotgun sequence:
- the LOC137814816 gene encoding short-chain dehydrogenase reductase 3b-like has product MSKERLQGKVAIVTGGATGIGEEAVRIFVENGASVVIADIKDELGHSLASSLGSEKVSYRHCDVRNENEVAETVAFTVEKYRSLDIMFNNVGIAGSYTTILDLDLTEYDNTMAVNIRGAVAFIKHAARVMVERKIRGSIICTVSIAGSNAGAAGHEYTVSKHGLLGLVRSACGELGAYGIRVNSISPYAIATPLTCDALEVGVAEVEAAAHGSANLEGITLKANHIAEAALFLASDESLYVSGHNLVVDGGFSVVNRWLPRIQK; this is encoded by the exons ATGTCGAAAGAAAG GTTGCAGGGTAAGGTGGCTATTGTCACCGGTGGAGCCACCGGAATAGGAGAGGAAGCAGTGAGGATATTCGTTGAAAACGGAGCATCAGTAGTTATAGCAGACATAAAGGACGAATTAGGTCACAGTTTGGCAAGTTCATTAGGCTCAGAGAAGGTGAGTTATCGGCACTGTGATGTGAGAAACGAGAATGAAGTTGCGGAAACGGTGGCTTTCACAGTAGAGAAATATAGGAGCTTAGACATCATGTTCAACAATGTTGGTATCGCAGGATCTTATACAACCATACTAGATTTGGATCTTACCGAATATGATAACACCATGGCCGTGAATATTCGCGGTGCAGTAGCATTTATCAAGCACGCGGCACGTGTCATGGTGGAAAGGAAGATACGTGGATCCATAATCTGCACAGTAAGTATTGCTGGCTCCAACGCCGGAGCCGCGGGTCATGAATACACCGTATCCAAACACGGTCTTCTTGGGCTTGTTCGGTCGGCGTGTGGCGAGCTTGGAGCCTACGGGATAAGAGTGAATTCCATTTCGCCTTATGCAATTGCCACACCTCTTACTTGCGACGCACTCGAGGTGGGAGTTGCTGAAGTTGAAGCTGCAGCACACGGTTCTGCAAATTTGGAGGGAATTACGTTGAAGGCTAATCATATTGCAGAAGCTGCTCTGTTTCTTGCCTCTGATGAATCGCTTTATGTCAGTGGCCACAACTTGGTCGTCGATGGAGGTTTCTCCGTCGTTAACCGCTGGCTTCCTAGGATTCAAAAGTAA
- the LOC137814819 gene encoding short-chain dehydrogenase reductase 3b-like, with protein sequence MPKQRLEGKVALITGAASGIGEETVRLFAEHGAVIVAADIQDEQGQKVAASLGPERVTYHHCDVRDENQVEETINFTLEKHGRIDILFSNAGIIGSLSGILDLDLNEFDNTMATNVRGVAATIKHSARAMVAKSIRGSIICTTSVAATVGGTGPHGYTTSKHALTGLVKSACSELGAYGIRVNSISPFGVATPLACRAFNFEPEQVEANSCSQANLKGVVLKAKHIAEAALFLASDEAVYISGHNLVVDGGFSVVNRSYFSTPVDV encoded by the exons ATGCCGAAACAAAG GTTGGAGGGTAAGGTGGCTCTTATCACCGGGGCAGCAAGTGGTATTGGAGAAGAGACAGTGAGATTGTTCGCAGAACATGGAGCAGTTATTGTGGCAGCAGATATTCAAGATGAGCAAGGTCAAAAAGTTGCTGCTTCACTAGGGCCAGAGAGAGTGACTTACCACCATTGCGATGTGAGAGATGAAAACCAAGTTGAAGAAACCATCAACTTCACTTTGGAAAAACATGGTCGAATAGATATTTTGTTCAGCAACGCAGGCATCATAGGTTCTCTATCTGGGATCCTTGACCTTGATCTGAATGAGTTTGACAACACCATGGCCACAAATGTTCGCGGTGTAGCCGCCACAATTAAGCACTCAGCACGTGCTATGGTTGCCAAAAGCATCCGTGGATCCATCATATGCACCACCAGTGTGGCTGCCACAGTTGGTGGAACAGGTCCTCATGGTTATACCACATCAAAACATGCTCTCACGGGGTTGGTGAAATCAGCTTGTAGTGAACTCGGAGCATATGGAATAAGAGTTAACAGCATATCCCCATTTGGAGTAGCCACGCCTCTTGCATGCAGGGCTTTCAACTTTGAACCTGAGCAAGTTGAAGCTAATAGCTGCTCACAAGCCAACCTCAAGGGTGTGGTACTGAAGGCTAAGCATATAGCAGAAGcagctttgtttcttgcttctgaTGAAGCAGTTTACATAAGTGGTCACAACTTGGTGGTGGATGGTGGCTTCTCTGTGGTTAACAGAAGTTATTTTTCCACACCTGTTGACGTGTAG
- the LOC137814817 gene encoding short-chain dehydrogenase reductase 3b-like, whose protein sequence is MSKQRLQSKVAIVTGGAGGIGAEAVRIFIENGASVVIADVKDELGQKYASSFGSEKVSYRHCDVRNEKHVEETVAFAVEKYGSLDILFSNAGIAGPLSSILAFDLNEFDNTVVVNLRGAAAFIKHAARVMVERKTRGSIICTASVAGSVAGCAGHDYTASKHALVGLVRSTCSELGAYGIRVNSISPYAVATPLTCEALDMKDSEVEAAGHALANLHGITLKASHIAEAALFLASDESAYMSGHNLIVDGGFSVVNRGLPCIKN, encoded by the exons ATGTCCAAGCAAAG GTTGCAGAGTAAGGTGGCTATAGTCACCGGCGGAGCTGGCGGAATAGGAGCAGAAGCGGTGAGGATATTCATCGAAAACGGAGCGTCGGTGGTCATAGCAGACGTGAAGGACGAATTAGGTCAAAAGTATGCTAGTTCATTTGGTTCAGAGAAAGTGAGTTACCGCCACTGTGACGTGAGGAACGAGAAGCACGTTGAAGAAACAGTAGCTTTCGCGGTGGAGAAATACGGCAGCTTAGACATCTTGTTCAGCAACGCCGGCATCGCGGGTCCTTTGTCGAGCATTCTTGCCTTCGATCTCAACGAATTTGACAACACCGTGGTCGTGAATCTTCGCGGTGCAGCAGCATTCATCAAGCACGCGGCGCGTGTGATGGTGGAAAGGAAGACGCGTGGATCAATAATCTGCACGGCTAGCGTGGCCGGTTCCGTCGCCGGATGCGCGGGTCATGATTACACCGCATCCAAACACGCCCTTGTCGGGCTTGTTCGGTCGACGTGTAGCGAGCTCGGAGCTTACGGCATAAGAGTGAACTCCATTTCACCTTATGCAGTTGCGACGCCTCTTACTTGTGAAGCCTTGGATATGAAGGATAGTGAAGTTGAAGCTGCAGGGCATGCGTTAGCGAACTTGCATGGAATCACTTTGAAGGCTAGTCACATTGCAGAAGCTGCTCTGTTTCTTGCTTCTGATGAATCGGCTTATATGAGTGGACACAACTTGATCGTCGACGGAGGTTTCTCCGTCGTTAATCGCGGTCTTCcatgtattaaaaattaa